Below is a window of Leptidea sinapis chromosome 28, ilLepSina1.1, whole genome shotgun sequence DNA.
taaaaattatttcatgaaaagtttcTATCTTAAAAACAATGGATACTAATCTAATACCAACCAATTGACCACCACTTTAATCTCGATCTATTATTTCAGTAATATATTTTTCGCCTAAGATGAAagatatacttaaattaaaaaaaaaacaaatttaatattggTGCGAACTTCGCGTGCCTATAATTTTagtatatgtatagatatacgACGGAATACCAATGTGAATACAACTACATGATGACTGACAACAAAATATTCTCGTGGCACTGAACATATTAATTAAACCACACAAAATGTTTGCTAAAGTATTTGCAAAAATCTGCAAAAACATGGCCagttgtaaattaaaaaaaaaactattcgcATTGCTCTACGTTCCACCCCTAACGAATGAGCGGACAGCACGCGCCAAATGTGCGGCCATTATACTATACTACAATAGTATGGAAAACAATTTATGGCCCAGACACCTATTTAAAATAGTtactttattaacttttaattgttaaattagTAGAACAGCAGTGACACAGGATTACCTAGTTCAGGCACagtgttaactagcttttaagtaagacatttgtattattattcttattttgtaaataatcttttgataaataaatttaaattgaatattgaaattgaaaatatggAATGCCTGTTGAAATACAGATACGTTCGAGACCGAGATATATGAGCTGAGATTAAGGGAAAAGGTGCAATACACACATtgtatttacataaattatgaATGAAGCAAGTGAGTTAGAAAGAGCGTTCAATAGTTTCTTGCGTCGTTTCATCATTCTCAAGATGCTAATAATTTCGAAAGCAGTGACAGTAACTTAATTTCAAATTCCTGTAAACACAAACACCCTTCAAAACAAACAATATCATACATTAGAAACCACTCTTCTTAAAGTTCTTAGTGATGATGTCTTGATTCTTCTAGTATTGTAAAGGCTCAGTTCCGTAATCACTCACTATTACGTGATTCGCCAGCAAGTTTGTTCTTCAAAAAGTGCATTCCATACTATTGTATCCATTTGTTCCGCTTTGCACAGTTATAATTAGTTTAGCAGTGTCTTTTATCTCCCCGTGTGGGGGCAGCAGACCCGCGGATGTGGTCGTGCCACCACCGTATAGACCAAGAGCTAACTTTttactgattttatttttaatttcaatgtgttTCAACTTTAGTTGTGGACAAATTTTCGGTTTATAACTGTTTATATTGCTTATTTTTAAATGGATAACACTGTAGTACATTCACTTTTGTATACTAATGAAgcttctaaaaaataaaaaaaacaccactTTACAAGAACCTACTTGCTGATtagaaaattgtaataaatgaatCTTAAAGGTATATCTAAGAGGTACTTTGAATAATGAATTGCCAATAACTATGAAAAGGTTTAAGTAGGTAGACACTTAAATCTGGTATCTTCAAAGCCAGTCATCATAAGTAGAAGTACTACATTTAATAGTTTCTTTTCACTTCACGCACTTCGCTATTTACAACTATAAAACTTTATCATTTTACAGCGCAAAACAACAATATTAGTACCACATTACAAAGGTGTAGGTTATAATATATCGATTTTACCAGGGACGCCCCAAAAATTTACACGGTGTATGGACAATTACTTATTGCAAAAatagacaaatttatttactctGCAGAAGTGTACCGAGAAAAACGTAAACGTAAGATAGTAAGCCTTATGTTggccgatgtatatgcttttaaaacatTTTCCCAGAAAGtctacaaaacaaatgtgttataaaattcaaaagaGGGTGCTACAACAGAAATGACCGACTATTATACtacattttattgttaataaatttcatggaaaaaagaagaagcccgctgagtttcttacacCCGTTCGTCTCCATGTCTGATCCCGTCTTCGCCAATTTATAAATACCATTAcatatatcattattaatataatatactaatgtATATCAGTATGCCAATTGTGATAGATATACATCTACTGCACTCGTTactcttttgatttttttttataattactcaCTTTCTACTCTTTTCTTCTTTATcacacaagtaagtcaaaacgtTTAGAGCATCCCCTTACCTTTACCAtacattgtttaaaatataatgtaaaatgctagaactgtaaaatatatagatttaaaagagtggcaataagtttcttgccacttcttctcattaaagttcaacttttaattaaaataaggaaGTAAAATCTTTGTCGAATGTCATTTCTACCTAAGtgaataaatgacttttattttattatcattatattaaaatcctattttataataaaatatttgaatttgaataacaacaatatttatgcattgggctgatccgttggccgaatagctgccagtgcttgggtttccagtagctagTAGACAACTagttaaattaaacataaattttagATATGGTACCGGTTTCAATCTGGTACTTGGGGGGTCCGGCGATTTTGTAGGATTACCGGGTCCTGACAGTGGTTTATATTTAAGAGAACCCAAAAGTTATAAGCTTCTTTTTTCTTCagttcatttttattataacttttatcTTAAAAAATTAACACGCTAATGTGGTGTCTTAAACCAATCAAATCAACTCAAATTAAAAGATCTTACTCTTgataaatattctatattacatttaaacataaaaattacatttttaatatttgtacgtaaaaaatataatataatcataaaatattagcTCTTAGGCTAACATGGGGTGTAACCCCTTCTTCATTTGCATTTTAAAACGAGGGCCACTCCACAAAATCATATTAAACCCGACTATTATGCACTTTATTCACTTGTAATACATGCTATATTGTGATATATAACAAGCCTTAATATTCTTGATGTAGGTCATAGATTGAgagatattttattgttaaattctGACTGTAACGCCTTTAGATAACAACCCTTGGGCTGCCAAATGGCTGACGAAGTCTGATTTATGGAACTTATCAGAGACACGCGAAGTATGAGAGGGTAGATAAAAATTTACTGTTCTCATTTCTAGTGTGTTGCACCTCATTATCTGGCCTAGCCATTTGACCacggaaaaagtagagttaaTGCTTTTGTCGTACCATTACAGTAGCCTCTTTAATGTCATTTCCAACTACAGTCTAATTTTATTCAAGAGGGTTCTCAAAAAAATCTTGTTGAATTGTCAGTTATATTTTTAACGCTACTACAATTCCGATTAGAAAGCAACTGTGACGTGCAACTGTTGAAAAGAATTGgcaaaaaattttatatttttcaaatttaaatattattattcaaatccacttactgaacgtcaaaaactggTGGTAGTTTACATTGAAAACAGGATTGAGAAGAACgagtgcaagaaactcagcgggtttattttttataaaaatatggattacaatgtacaataaacatttataattaaagagtctgagggtgttcgcttaattgccagtctgtggtatcattaagaaaatcgtttatgctattgtaacctttcccacacaaacgtttttatcaattattttaaattttgtgtctgggatcataatattgtagaagcatatatatcggccaataaaagacttactaactcgacttaaccgagtagtaggcaagtttatgtttgttccccatatgtataaaaaatatactactAGAAATAGAATTTCcatcatatttatattaatggaaagcaacaacacttggtaaacgtcatgaggCTACATCATTTCGTAAAAGGGCGAGCAACatagggagaagaactgataagaaactcccagcccatcttttaaatcatataattttcttattacctttgacattgtttaaattttattgttaattgaattttattttatttttaattttatttgtaaacaatattatgttctgtGTAATTGGTAAGTGTAATTGGTTATAGGTCGTTcttgttaacaataaataaataaataaataacaacttagtctatttaatataatattatacaattttaggtggcctgagcagaccAGACAAGAGcaatgcatcattatcctctatataatccaCGATACTACTCGTATAgcaagccttctttgtcaaagaagctttaatattatatttcttgaatttgttcTCAGTAAGTCCCAGTATACTGTctagtattttattgtaatattaaataccaagacctatgaagAAGCTCTTAACtctagataatatattaaacgGCACGTACAGTTCACTCTTTCTACCGTATGCTCAGAAAAAgttagagctcgtgagaagaacatacaagaaactcaacggccactattttcattcaaatacattattttacattggcgaatcatgttcaaagtagcgtttttaatatgaaatatttcataagaaGTGATAAAAATTaggtgtataaatataaattatttattggatgcatcaatcttCAGAGCCTCAAATCATTGTTTGTGTTAGGATGGTTCGTGAACATGATATTCGAGattaatgtcataattattagtaCTCGCATCAATCTTTTGAGTTATAACGGCATGCGGCTGCCACGGCATTTTATGGTCTTCAACAGAGGATGTGTTGTTATAGCTAACGATGCTACGATATACGAACAGATTACTGATACCTAAGACCCgatatccaccaaagcggagaagAGAGGAGATGTATATTCATAACTAATCAGATTTTGTTATTTCCACATCTTCactccgcttagcttcggtggaaatggatctaGTGGAGAGGAGAGGATCTAGGCGAAACtgttatttccaccaaagcggagagaagATGTTTGCTGTGCATAACctaaggcccggtatccaccaaagcgaagaggagaggagatgtggaaatatcgaaatctgattggttatcaaaacacatctcctctcctcttcgctttggtggataccgggccttagGTTATGCACAGCAAACATcttctctccgctttggtggaaataacagtttcgcggcttatctcctctcTTCTCCTCTTCACTTTGGTTGATACCGGTTTTTGGTGATACTATTGAAGTATCTTGAAATTGGCCAACGTCTCCATTCCCACTTTGTACAAggcaataatgttttctgtaaAACTCCATTCCATTAATGTGATTTAATATTACCcttcaaaattatgttaaataacaGGCATAGGAGAGTTTCTAACATAACGCTTGTAGCGTTCCAAATTTGTATCCAAAAATATAAACCTTTtaagttgtataatatttctttggttttaattaatattattcaatcaaTTCAAGTGCACTTCTATAAAAGGtaaagaattttaatttgaagtcTACTTCTTCATagaagttttaatataaattctgTAGTTGAAATACTTAGAGCTATGTAGTTTCTCTGTGCTCATAGGAGTTGGTCAGGTTAATACTAGCTTCAACTTTGACCTTTAAGCTTAAACAAGGTGATATAATAAATTGTggaataataatatgctccctgCCGTATCCtggaaccgatacgacttaggaatCTTCAAGTCTAAGGCACAATCCCAATTCGAAGGCCGGCAACACTACTTTTGAACTGTGGTCGTCCATGGGTTGAGCAACTTGTCTGTAAAAATACTGcctattttatatatcaataataatttttgcaaCGCACGTATGATAATGATTGAATTGACAAAGTTTTGATACCAGagttgatattatataataaatataattaatttacaatttaaattaattaatatacaataattatatatacataataaatacataatacaaaatcaatattaaatttcaaaaccTTTGAACGAATATGCTTTATTTTTAGAACCAGCAACAAGCTCTAGATACATGCACTTTTGGCAAGCAATCCTTCCTCATCCATTACGACACGACAAAATTtcatcattaaaataaagaCATGAACGTTATTCCACAGAAAATAAAGTCCATTTTTGCAGTTTTTGTTCTGCAGTGACATTTTCTTGTGCACCTGAAATATCGagccaaaaataacaaattacacACAATTCGATTAGACGTAACTCGGCTGTAGCATTGTGCGGTTGCATCGAGAATCTATGTGCTAATCACAATGAATTCTAAAAAGAGTAAGAATAAAAAACGTACTAAAGGCGCTAAGACTGCGGAAAATACCAAAATATGTGAACCCAGTGAAGTGAGTGGAGAAACAGAAACGGTGGATACAAGTGAACAGTTAGTAATCGAAACAAATCTGGAAAGTTCAAATTGCAATGTGGTAGAGGACAAAacaaatgtcaataatttattgttagtGTCCGAGGAACGAATTCCAACGCCTACAAAACCAAAAcggaaaaagaagaaaaagcaTAGTGATAAAAACACATCTCAGGACGATATTACTGATCAAAATAACAATAGtggagaaaaagaaaaagtaaaCCCGAGCATCAAATATGACATATCTATAGATCAAACAATTAACCAAAATAAACAAACTTCTAACGAGGACGTCCTAtctgaagggattgaaaaaaatgaTACTAAGTCGAGTGAAGCTATTATGTCTCAGATATCAAAGTCAAAAAAGAAGCAGAAAAAGACTAAACATCGCTTAGATTCTGAAATATCAGAAAATGCTGACGTCATATCTTGCACCTTAGCGTTTGACAAATTAACACAATCTGATGTTACTCAAGGAAATTCAGATATTCCTGACAAGGTTATATCAGTAGATGAAAATACAAcaaaagataataaaattagtaaaaaacATATAGAAAATGAAGTTTCTTCTCTTGACACaccaaaaagaaagaaaaagggGAAAAGAGGAACACCTGCATCTGAAATAACAAAAGAtttgaatattcaaaatacagAAATAACTCTTTTGACTGTGGAACCAATACAAAGAgaagaaattattatattagaccAACTCTCAGATGATAAAGCAGAACAAACACTGGAAAGCTTAAAGCCAAAAGCAAAAATCGCAAAACCAGTTAATAAAAACCgaaaagataaaaacaaaactacgatcgaaaacattaaaatatctcAGGAACTAGTAGATCAACAACATGTAGGTGACATGGAAGTTGACCTCGAatctgataaaaatatattacaaatagaaaCTAACAGCAATCCAAATGATATAAAAGAATTAAAAGAAGAAGTCTTAGATATTAGTACAGTTGATAAGCAAGAATTTAAGAACATCGAGGTTTTAAATGTTGAAATTGAAGATTCTCTCTCCTCAAGTATTGATTTTGTTGACGTGctacctccaaaaaaaaagaaaagagcTAAAAAAGGAAAGTCTCAAGTCAGTGAGAATATGATATTTCCAGAAACAATGACAACTTTAATTGTAGACCAATCGAATGTTGGTCAACCTTCAAATAAATCACAAGGAATAAGCGATGAGATTGAGGATTCTAATATAACACCAGATTTAATTCAATATCCACTTTCAAGTAGCCAGCAACAACTTGATCGTAATAACAATATGGTCATACATGAAATATCTTCTCAAGGTGATGTTTCTAATTTAgatattcaaatttcatcaacACCTTTAGTACAAGGATCTGGAGAAACTCCAGATGTAAGCAGGAAAGCAAACCCTATGGAGGTGCAAGTTACAGAAATGAACACAGAACAATTCCCTAGCCAGGAGACACAACTAAATAAATCGTCAAGTGATCGTGATTTTGAACAAGGCATGaaagatttaaaattatcaatagAAAAATCGTTTGCCGAGTTATCATCTATGGATAGAGATATTGAAATGCAATACCAGAAACTAGAAGATGCATCAAATAAGAATGACTTCTCAGCTTCATCATTTCCAAGCGAAATTCAATTTGATGAAGTATATTCAACAGCTACGAAGAATGACGAAAAGCGTCAAAATATTCCAGAGACTTGTACTACGCTACCTTCGTGTCCTATGAGAAAAGATAAAGGTAAGGGAAAATCAAAGAAAAAGGCCACTAAAACCCAGCAATCAAGTGCATCTGCTGCACCACAGACACAAAGCGCTACTGAGACATCACAAACACCACCACAAACAGATAACAAAGATAAAACGGATTCAACAACAGCCAATTCTAAACAAAAATCAGACACGAAATCAAAAACAGCCTCATTAGCATTTGAAGCTTATTATAAACCAATTGAAAAATTTGAAGATGCTTTGACATCAAGCACTGAAGatattaacaaaacatttgaaatGATTGCTTGTGAAGCAGGAGAAGAAGAAATAATGAAGCAGAAAACGTTCTGTAAACCAGAAATAGCTATAACTGAATCGGAAGGCGATAACGACAAGGCAAAAAATGCGAAACAACATCCTGTATCGCAGCCAAAAAACTTCATTGGCCAACCCAATATCCCTGTAACATCCAATAAAACTGACTTTAAAAAGGAAAAGCATAAGCCACCAAGTACTATCGCagcaacagttaaaataaaaGACAGTATTAAAATTGACACAAGAAAAGAATGCAAAAGTAATAACCGAAAAATGTCAATAGAAAAACCTGCTGAAAGCTTTACATATAAAACGAATGGAAGGAGTGAATTTGTTTACAAGtatagttttagaaaagtatttTTGTCAAATGTCTGCCATGTTTGTAGAAAGGAATTAAGCTTAAGAGTTCCTTGTAAATTTTGTAGTTTGGTTTTCTACTGCAGTCAAAAGCATAAGGATGAAGACTGGAGTCTACATCAGCCATTGTGTTTTGCCGTTAGCACTATAACCCATTTAAAAGGTaatattgaaaatgtaatgtTGAGTTATTGGCCgttattatccaaatgtttaattttttaatctcTTTTGCCTAACAGTCTCTCCCATATGTTTGAAGTAATAATAGTACCTATCTAATTTTATCTTGAAATAAAATCGATAAAGCTAATTATTGTGTGTTTAATTTATACCTAGTATATAGCAATATCGGTCTGAATATATTCTAACTGACCCTATTTGTGACTGAGCTAGAtgtatgttaatatttgatagcacttttaaattaataaaaatctaatgaATTGCTTTAACTGTTGTACTACTTAACAGGTTAAGtaaattagataatattttataatgcatcaaattaataatggAAACAGGGCAATTGCCACGATTCCATTATTAACAATtgctattttattaaataaatatttaaaaaacactcACTGAGTTTCTTCATCTGTACTTTTTGTCTGAGGCACATGTATTCAAACTAGTGATAGATACTGACTTCCAACtttgtgataaaaaatatacgACATCGTaagaaaaacaatatatttatcataatcttgGTCTTTACTACGAGTTACCATCAAACTACAAAAGATAATAAGAATCTTACTTACTTCCAATTTCCAAATATATGGCCGGTCCAATAACG
It encodes the following:
- the LOC126973171 gene encoding myosin-11 isoform X1 encodes the protein MNSKKSKNKKRTKGAKTAENTKICEPSEVSGETETVDTSEQLVIETNLESSNCNVVEDKTNVNNLLLVSEERIPTPTKPKRKKKKKHSDKNTSQDDITDQNNNSGEKEKVNPSIKYDISIDQTINQNKQTSNEDVLSEGIEKNDTKSSEAIMSQISKSKKKQKKTKHRLDSEISENADVISCTLAFDKLTQSDVTQGNSDIPDKVISVDENTTKDNKISKKHIENEVSSLDTPKRKKKGKRGTPASEITKDLNIQNTEITLLTVEPIQREEIIILDQLSDDKAEQTLESLKPKAKIAKPVNKNRKDKNKTTIENIKISQELVDQQHVGDMEVDLESDKNILQIETNSNPNDIKELKEEVLDISTVDKQEFKNIEVLNVEIEDSLSSSIDFVDVLPPKKKKRAKKGKSQVSENMIFPETMTTLIVDQSNVGQPSNKSQGISDEIEDSNITPDLIQYPLSSSQQQLDRNNNMVIHEISSQGDVSNLDIQISSTPLVQGSGETPDVSRKANPMEVQVTEMNTEQFPSQETQLNKSSSDRDFEQGMKDLKLSIEKSFAELSSMDRDIEMQYQKLEDASNKNDFSASSFPSEIQFDEVYSTATKNDEKRQNIPETCTTLPSCPMRKDKGKGKSKKKATKTQQSSASAAPQTQSATETSQTPPQTDNKDKTDSTTANSKQKSDTKSKTASLAFEAYYKPIEKFEDALTSSTEDINKTFEMIACEAGEEEIMKQKTFCKPEIAITESEGDNDKAKNAKQHPVSQPKNFIGQPNIPVTSNKTDFKKEKHKPPSTIAATVKIKDSIKIDTRKECKSNNRKMSIEKPAESFTYKTNGRSEFVYKYSFRKVFLSNVCHVCRKELSLRVPCKFCSLVFYCSQKHKDEDWSLHQPLCFAVSTITHLKEQKFLYEGSKNITGHEYRMLRMQAIISCEKVLKRKLVPWEQEMLLYPRICAEVGCREWRQSRLTDCQRCGQIAYCADQPDHFPASHKRWCNSYSLYQKLINHQQTKGRLEPKLPSKVMNAPYQMPDKINGVLASLYEEKLDMDEIHYAALTQIASEPLTTAYAYQVYTKNSLNKEFGKGTIFTIHTIGADLQHEVESPNRWETFFLHLSPNIQDLRVVLINQNLNPSKLPLDLLNKVKLCNTCTLKNRHLLFQLEDGVSYTQYHNSESYVRPDIVCSFNPGIDRSSAYNGKDPWPNTLKYITKLKAPFLITSYTVAEMKRDLMRMKQIVQMKVLEERLNSFASVRVERNFLSDDEMPLLFRNYVLCVVCGF